From Streptomyces sp. Edi4, one genomic window encodes:
- the ilvN gene encoding acetolactate synthase small subunit: MSTKHTLSVLVENTPGILARIAALFSRRGFNIDSLAVGVTEHPDISRITIVVSVEDLPLEQVTKQLNKLVNVLKIVELEPSAAIQRELVLVKVRADNETRSQIVEIVQLFRAKTVDVSPEAVTIEATGGADKLEAMLKMLEQFGIKELVQSGTIAIGRGARSITDRSLRALDRSA; the protein is encoded by the coding sequence ATGTCCACCAAGCACACGCTCTCGGTCCTGGTCGAGAACACCCCCGGCATCCTGGCCCGGATCGCCGCCCTGTTCTCCCGCCGCGGCTTCAACATCGACTCGCTCGCGGTCGGTGTCACCGAACACCCCGACATCTCCCGCATCACCATTGTGGTCAGTGTCGAGGACCTGCCTCTTGAGCAGGTCACCAAGCAGCTCAACAAGCTGGTCAACGTCCTGAAAATCGTCGAACTCGAGCCCAGCGCCGCGATCCAGCGCGAGCTCGTCCTGGTGAAGGTGCGTGCCGACAACGAAACGCGCTCCCAGATCGTCGAGATCGTCCAGCTGTTCCGCGCCAAGACCGTGGACGTCTCGCCCGAGGCCGTGACCATCGAGGCCACCGGCGGCGCGGACAAGCTGGAGGCGATGCTGAAGATGCTGGAGCAGTTCGGCATCAAGGAGCTCGTCCAGTCCGGCACGATCGCCATAGGGCGCGGTGCCCGGTCCATCACGGACCGCTCGCTGCGCGCCCTGGACCGCAGCGCCTGA
- the ilvC gene encoding ketol-acid reductoisomerase, protein MAELFYDDDADLSIIQGRKVAVIGYGSQGHAHALSLRDSGVDVRVGLHEGSKSKAKAEEQGLRVVTPSEAAAEADVIMILVPDPIQAQVYEESIKDNLKDGDALFFGHGLNIRFGFIKPPANVTVAMVAPKGPGHLVRRQYEEGRGVPCIVAVEQDPQGNGLALALSYAKGIGGTRAGVIKTTFTEETETDLFGEQAVLCGGTAALVKAGFETLTEAGYQPEIAYFECLHELKLIVDLMYEGGLEKMRWSISETAEWGDYVTGPRIITADTKAEMKKVLTEIQDGTFAKNWMDEYHGGLKKYNEYKTQDENHLLETTGKELRKLMSWVQNDEA, encoded by the coding sequence GTGGCCGAGCTGTTCTACGACGACGATGCCGACCTGTCCATCATCCAGGGCCGCAAGGTCGCGGTGATCGGGTACGGCAGCCAGGGCCACGCCCACGCGCTGTCGCTCCGTGACTCGGGTGTCGACGTCCGCGTCGGTCTGCACGAGGGCTCCAAGTCCAAGGCGAAGGCCGAGGAGCAGGGCCTGCGCGTGGTCACGCCGTCCGAGGCGGCCGCCGAGGCCGACGTCATCATGATCCTGGTCCCGGACCCGATCCAGGCGCAGGTCTACGAGGAGTCCATCAAGGACAACCTGAAGGACGGCGACGCGCTGTTCTTCGGCCACGGCCTCAACATCCGCTTCGGCTTCATCAAGCCGCCGGCCAATGTGACCGTCGCGATGGTCGCGCCCAAGGGCCCGGGCCACCTGGTGCGCCGCCAGTACGAGGAGGGCCGCGGCGTTCCGTGCATCGTGGCCGTCGAGCAGGACCCGCAGGGCAACGGCCTGGCGCTGGCGCTCTCGTACGCCAAGGGCATCGGCGGCACCCGGGCGGGCGTCATCAAGACGACGTTCACCGAGGAGACCGAGACCGATCTGTTCGGCGAGCAGGCCGTGCTGTGCGGTGGCACCGCGGCGCTGGTCAAGGCGGGCTTCGAGACGCTGACCGAGGCCGGCTACCAGCCGGAGATCGCCTACTTCGAGTGCCTGCACGAGCTGAAGCTCATCGTGGACCTCATGTACGAGGGCGGCCTGGAGAAGATGCGCTGGTCGATCTCGGAGACCGCCGAGTGGGGCGACTACGTCACCGGCCCGCGCATCATCACGGCCGACACCAAGGCCGAGATGAAGAAGGTCCTCACGGAGATCCAGGACGGCACGTTCGCCAAGAACTGGATGGACGAGTACCACGGCGGTCTGAAGAAGTACAACGAGTACAAGACCCAGGACGAGAACCACCTCCTGGAGACCACCGGCAAGGAGCTGCGCAAGCTCATGAGCTGGGTGCAGAACGACGAGGCGTAA
- the serA gene encoding phosphoglycerate dehydrogenase has protein sequence MSSKPVVLIAEELSPATVDALGPDFEIRHCNGADRAELLPAIADVDAILIRSATKVDAEAVAAARKLRVVARAGVGLDNVDVSAATKAGVMVVNAPTSNIVTAAELACGLLVATARNIPQANTALKNGEWKRSKYTGVELSEKTLGVVGLGRIGVLVAQRMSAFGMKIVAYDPYVQPARAAQMGVKLLSLDELLEVSDFITVHLPKTPETLGLIGDEALHKVQPHVRIVNAARGGIVDEAALYSALKEGRVAGAGLDVYAKEPCVDSPLFELDQVVCTPHLGASTDEAQEKAGIAVAKSVRLALAGELVPDAVNVQGGVIAEDVKPGLPLAERLGRIFTALAGEVAVRLDVEVYGELTQHDVKVLELSALKGVFEDVVDETVSYVNAPLFAQERGVEVRLTTSSESPNHRNVVTVRGTLSDGEEISVSGTLAGPKHLQKVVAIGEFDVDLALADHMIVLRYEDRPGIVGTVGRVLGEAGLNIAGMQVARAEEGGEALAVLTVDDTIPGNVLAEVAAEIGANSARSVNLTD, from the coding sequence GTGAGCTCGAAACCTGTCGTACTCATCGCTGAAGAGCTGTCGCCCGCCACCGTCGACGCCCTCGGGCCGGACTTCGAGATCCGGCACTGCAACGGAGCCGACCGCGCCGAACTGCTGCCCGCCATCGCTGATGTCGACGCCATCCTGATCCGCTCCGCCACCAAGGTCGACGCGGAGGCCGTGGCCGCCGCCCGCAAGCTGCGCGTCGTCGCCCGCGCCGGCGTGGGCCTGGACAATGTGGACGTGTCCGCCGCGACCAAGGCCGGCGTGATGGTCGTGAACGCCCCGACCTCCAACATCGTCACCGCCGCCGAGCTCGCCTGCGGACTCCTGGTGGCCACCGCGCGCAACATCCCGCAGGCCAACACCGCCCTGAAGAACGGCGAGTGGAAGCGGAGCAAGTACACCGGCGTCGAGCTGAGCGAGAAGACCCTCGGCGTCGTCGGCCTCGGTCGCATCGGCGTCCTGGTCGCCCAGCGCATGTCCGCCTTCGGCATGAAGATCGTCGCGTACGACCCCTATGTGCAGCCGGCCCGCGCCGCGCAGATGGGCGTCAAGCTCCTCTCCCTCGACGAACTGCTCGAAGTCTCGGACTTCATCACCGTGCACCTGCCCAAGACGCCCGAGACGCTGGGTCTGATCGGCGATGAGGCGCTGCACAAGGTGCAGCCGCACGTGCGGATCGTGAACGCCGCGCGCGGCGGAATCGTGGACGAGGCCGCGCTGTACTCCGCCCTCAAGGAGGGCCGCGTCGCCGGCGCCGGTCTCGATGTGTACGCGAAGGAGCCCTGTGTGGACTCCCCGCTGTTCGAGCTCGACCAGGTCGTCTGCACCCCGCACCTGGGCGCGTCCACCGACGAGGCCCAGGAGAAGGCCGGCATCGCCGTCGCCAAGTCCGTACGCCTCGCGCTCGCGGGCGAGTTGGTGCCCGACGCGGTCAACGTCCAGGGCGGAGTGATCGCCGAGGACGTCAAGCCGGGCCTGCCGCTCGCCGAGCGCCTTGGCCGCATCTTCACCGCGCTCGCCGGCGAGGTCGCGGTCCGGCTGGACGTCGAGGTCTACGGCGAGCTGACCCAGCACGACGTCAAGGTGCTCGAACTCAGCGCGCTCAAGGGCGTGTTCGAGGACGTGGTGGACGAGACGGTCTCCTATGTCAACGCGCCGCTGTTCGCGCAGGAGCGTGGCGTCGAGGTGCGTCTGACGACGTCGAGCGAGTCCCCCAACCACCGCAACGTGGTGACCGTGCGCGGCACCCTGTCGGACGGCGAGGAAATCTCCGTCTCCGGCACCCTGGCCGGGCCCAAGCACCTCCAGAAGGTCGTCGCCATCGGCGAGTTCGACGTGGATCTGGCGCTCGCCGACCACATGATCGTGCTCCGTTACGAGGACCGCCCCGGCATCGTCGGCACCGTGGGCCGGGTCCTGGGCGAGGCCGGGCTCAACATCGCGGGCATGCAGGTGGCCCGCGCGGAGGAGGGCGGCGAGGCGCTTGCCGTGCTGACCGTCGACGACACCATCCCGGGGAACGTGCTGGCCGAGGTCGCGGCCGAGATCGGCGCCAACTCGGCCCGCTCGGTGAACCTCACCGACTGA